A region of Sulfurimonas sp. DNA encodes the following proteins:
- the waaF gene encoding lipopolysaccharide heptosyltransferase II, whose amino-acid sequence MISCKILVILPNWLGDAIMATPAIELLSKYYHNVEFTFVGSYASIQALKHHPLCKRAIVDKTKDSGNRYINTYKLAHELGEFNLAVTFRNQLHSSLLLRFTSTVICIAKESWHSRFLLSHTPKISTKQHLVKQYSQLAMIDTDAYDENISKLKLYIQPVKFEKPTLGINAGATYGSAKRWYPERFAQVAKDFSHLYNIIIFGGPNEIEMAFEIESNLKNLDVDNYINLAGKTTIKELCANIGGCSLFITNDSGPMHIAAAYRVPTVSIFGPTRYKETSQWMNDKSNIVRHEMACSPCMKRECPLEHHECMKSITASEVTEAVNLALNTDTLVVKA is encoded by the coding sequence ATGATATCTTGCAAGATATTGGTAATATTACCAAATTGGTTAGGAGATGCTATTATGGCAACTCCTGCTATCGAACTTCTAAGTAAGTATTATCACAATGTTGAGTTCACATTTGTTGGAAGTTATGCTAGCATCCAAGCACTTAAACATCATCCACTCTGCAAAAGAGCAATAGTAGATAAAACCAAAGACTCTGGAAATAGATATATAAACACATATAAACTTGCGCATGAATTAGGGGAGTTTAATCTTGCTGTAACTTTTAGGAATCAGCTTCATTCATCTTTGCTTTTAAGATTTACATCAACCGTTATCTGCATTGCTAAAGAGTCATGGCATTCAAGATTTTTACTTTCACATACTCCAAAGATCAGCACCAAACAACATCTAGTAAAACAATATTCTCAGCTTGCCATGATTGATACAGATGCCTATGATGAAAATATATCTAAGTTAAAACTATATATACAACCAGTAAAGTTTGAGAAACCAACTCTTGGCATAAATGCCGGTGCAACTTATGGCAGTGCAAAACGATGGTATCCTGAACGATTTGCTCAAGTAGCAAAAGATTTTTCTCATCTTTATAATATTATTATTTTTGGTGGACCTAATGAAATAGAGATGGCTTTTGAGATAGAATCAAATTTAAAAAATTTAGATGTTGATAACTATATTAACCTTGCTGGAAAAACAACTATTAAAGAACTATGTGCAAACATAGGTGGGTGCTCACTATTTATTACAAATGATAGTGGACCTATGCATATTGCTGCTGCTTATAGAGTTCCAACAGTTTCAATTTTTGGGCCAACAAGATATAAAGAAACTTCACAATGGATGAATGATAAAAGCAATATTGTAAGACATGAAATGGCTTGTTCACCATGCATGAAACGAGAGTGTCCGCTAGAGCATCATGAGTGTATGAAAAGTATTACAGCTTCTGAAGTCACAGAAGCTGTAAATCTGGCACTAAATACCGATACCCTCGTGGTTAAAGCCTAA
- a CDS encoding YfaZ family outer membrane protein has product MLKKIGLLALCAASAFAMHTVELNINDKDLEFGVKIDMGQFNEAADPDTVFVGAKLLHGSKENSDASSNRSLNDYYEFNFLMQRKVKATDLVIGLGVKLNGTKNYNSFPLGAEASYKLPFGEKMPLFLNGSIYYSPEVLSMQDAKNFLEYRVGLDLEVIKNGSVTLGYRTIDTNYVKEKGGDLNYNKSVHMGFKFAF; this is encoded by the coding sequence ATGCTTAAAAAAATTGGATTATTGGCACTTTGTGCTGCATCTGCTTTTGCGATGCACACAGTAGAGCTTAATATAAATGATAAAGATTTGGAGTTTGGTGTAAAAATTGATATGGGTCAATTTAATGAGGCGGCAGACCCAGATACAGTTTTTGTTGGGGCAAAGTTACTTCATGGTAGTAAAGAAAATAGTGATGCATCTAGTAATCGTAGTTTAAATGATTACTATGAGTTTAATTTTTTGATGCAAAGAAAAGTTAAAGCTACCGATCTTGTAATTGGTCTTGGTGTAAAACTTAATGGAACAAAAAATTATAATTCATTTCCTTTAGGAGCAGAAGCTAGTTATAAACTTCCTTTTGGTGAGAAAATGCCTCTATTTTTAAACGGCAGTATTTACTATTCACCTGAAGTTTTATCAATGCAAGATGCAAAAAACTTTTTAGAGTACCGTGTTGGTCTTGATTTGGAAGTCATAAAAAATGGAAGTGTTACTCTTGGGTACAGAACTATTGATACAAACTATGTAAAAGAGAAAGGTGGAGATTTAAATTACAATAAATCAGTTCATATGGGATTTAAATTCGCATTTTAA
- the rfaD gene encoding ADP-glyceromanno-heptose 6-epimerase, with the protein MKYIENDLKGKTILITGGAGFIGSNLAFYFQNNHPFAKVVVLDSFRSGKMLSNGNLKSFGHFKNLLGFRGEIISGDINDKDLLLDLEINYKFDYIFHEAAISDTTALEQDLMIKTNVNAYKDLLEIALRHDANLIYASSAATYGNAKSPQRVGRESPQNVYGFSKLSMDNISREYIKTSDISIVGLRYFNVYGSGEYFKDKTASMVLQFGHQLLAGKKPRLFVDSDKILRDFIYIEDIIQANIKAMNPNESGIYNVGTGKARSFQDIVNILQRELGTTLECEYIENPFVGSYQFHTQADISTTKEALGYKPEFEMEDAIKDYVKEIKRLYEEEVK; encoded by the coding sequence ATGAAATATATAGAAAATGATTTGAAAGGAAAAACAATTTTAATCACGGGTGGAGCGGGTTTTATAGGTTCAAATTTAGCTTTTTATTTTCAAAATAATCATCCTTTTGCAAAAGTTGTTGTTTTAGATAGTTTTAGAAGTGGAAAAATGTTATCAAATGGTAATTTAAAAAGTTTTGGACATTTTAAAAATCTTCTTGGCTTTCGTGGTGAAATAATAAGTGGCGATATTAATGATAAAGACTTACTTCTTGATTTAGAAATAAACTATAAATTTGACTATATTTTTCATGAAGCAGCAATATCAGATACAACAGCACTTGAGCAAGATTTAATGATAAAAACAAATGTAAATGCATATAAAGATTTACTAGAAATTGCACTAAGACATGATGCAAACCTGATTTATGCTTCTTCAGCCGCTACTTATGGAAATGCAAAATCTCCTCAAAGAGTAGGAAGAGAATCTCCTCAAAATGTATATGGTTTTTCTAAGTTGAGCATGGATAATATAAGTAGAGAATATATAAAAACTAGTGATATATCAATAGTTGGATTGAGATATTTTAATGTTTACGGAAGTGGAGAATACTTTAAAGATAAAACAGCATCTATGGTTTTACAATTTGGACATCAGCTTTTAGCAGGAAAAAAACCTCGTCTTTTTGTTGATAGTGATAAAATACTTAGAGATTTTATATATATAGAAGATATTATACAAGCGAATATAAAAGCTATGAATCCAAATGAAAGTGGAATTTATAATGTAGGTACTGGAAAAGCTAGAAGTTTTCAAGATATTGTAAATATATTACAACGAGAATTAGGTACAACTTTAGAATGTGAGTACATAGAAAATCCTTTTGTTGGAAGTTATCAGTTTCATACCCAAGCAGATATATCAACAACTAAAGAAGCACTCGGTTATAAACCAGAGTTTGAAATGGAAGATGCTATTAAAGACTATGTAAAAGAGATTAAAAGGTTATACGAAGAAGAAGTCAAATAA
- a CDS encoding cytochrome C — MKKIVIASIATLALATASMAAVNAKACTSCHGADWSKKALGKSKNVAIMTHTEIADALKGYKAGTYGGAMKGLMKGQVLKYSDADLDAFSQTIGK, encoded by the coding sequence ATGAAAAAAATCGTAATCGCTTCAATCGCAACTTTAGCACTAGCAACAGCTTCAATGGCAGCAGTAAATGCAAAAGCATGTACTTCTTGTCATGGTGCTGACTGGAGTAAAAAAGCTCTAGGTAAATCTAAAAATGTTGCTATTATGACTCATACTGAAATTGCTGACGCATTAAAAGGTTACAAAGCTGGTACATACGGTGGAGCAATGAAAGGTCTTATGAAGGGTCAAGTTCTAAAATATTCTGACGCTGATTTAGACGCTTTTTCACAAACTATCGGTAAATAA
- the rfaE1 gene encoding D-glycero-beta-D-manno-heptose-7-phosphate kinase — MQILKNFTPKILVIGDLMIDHYLWGSCERISPEAPVQVVDISKETTVLGGAGNVINNLNALGADVSVASVIGDDNNGLELKEMLNEINIDSRNLIIQNSRKTSKKSRIIAVSQQILRYDKESKNEITQDSVEKILNSITNNISSYDAIVLSDYGKGVLTTALCQGVIALAKKDNIKVLVDPKGSDFSKYKGAYLLTPNKKEAILSTNINIDDELSLEKALLKLKNDINLDISLITLSEDGIATYDKKVEKFPTVAKEVFDVTGAGDTVIASIAFSLSAGKSIQDSASFANLAAGVVVGKIGSATVTLDEIEEYEASLHKSTSDAHIKSFSDIENIVNRFKKNGKKVVFTNGCFDILHVGHVKYLQIAKSFGDILIVGLNSDESVSRLKGPTRPINMVHDRAYLLAALEAVDFVVPFEEDTPSDLIKMIAPDTLVKGGDYKGKEVVGTEFASELKLVDFVDGKSTTKTIQKIQGQ; from the coding sequence ATGCAAATTTTAAAGAATTTTACACCAAAAATATTAGTTATTGGTGATTTGATGATTGATCACTATTTATGGGGAAGTTGTGAAAGAATTTCTCCAGAAGCACCAGTTCAAGTTGTAGATATTTCTAAAGAAACTACAGTTCTAGGTGGAGCAGGAAATGTTATAAATAATCTAAACGCATTAGGCGCAGATGTTAGCGTGGCAAGTGTAATAGGAGATGATAATAATGGATTAGAACTAAAAGAGATGTTAAATGAAATTAATATTGATAGTAGAAATTTAATAATACAAAACAGTAGAAAAACATCTAAAAAAAGTCGTATTATTGCAGTTAGTCAACAAATTTTAAGATATGACAAAGAAAGTAAAAATGAAATAACTCAAGACTCTGTTGAAAAAATACTAAACTCAATTACTAATAATATATCATCTTATGATGCTATTGTCCTTTCTGATTATGGTAAAGGAGTTTTAACTACTGCTTTATGTCAAGGAGTTATAGCCCTTGCAAAAAAAGATAATATTAAAGTTTTAGTAGACCCTAAAGGGAGTGATTTTTCAAAATATAAAGGTGCATATCTTTTAACACCAAATAAAAAAGAGGCAATTCTTTCAACAAATATAAATATTGATGATGAACTTTCTTTAGAAAAGGCACTACTTAAGTTAAAGAATGATATAAATCTTGATATCTCTCTAATAACTCTATCAGAAGATGGAATAGCGACTTATGATAAGAAAGTTGAAAAATTTCCAACTGTAGCAAAAGAAGTATTTGATGTAACAGGTGCAGGTGATACAGTAATAGCATCTATAGCTTTTTCTCTTAGTGCAGGTAAAAGTATACAAGATAGCGCATCATTTGCAAACTTGGCAGCTGGTGTTGTTGTTGGTAAAATTGGTTCCGCGACAGTAACCCTTGATGAAATCGAAGAGTATGAAGCATCATTACATAAAAGTACCTCAGACGCACATATAAAAAGTTTTAGTGATATAGAAAATATAGTTAATCGTTTCAAAAAGAATGGAAAAAAAGTTGTGTTTACAAATGGATGTTTTGATATTTTGCATGTTGGACATGTTAAGTATTTGCAAATTGCAAAAAGTTTCGGAGATATATTGATAGTTGGACTAAACTCTGATGAATCAGTTTCTAGGTTAAAAGGACCAACTCGCCCAATAAATATGGTACATGACAGAGCATACTTATTAGCAGCATTAGAGGCTGTTGATTTTGTTGTTCCATTTGAAGAAGATACTCCTTCTGATTTGATAAAAATGATTGCTCCAGATACCTTGGTTAAGGGTGGGGACTACAAAGGAAAAGAGGTTGTTGGAACCGAATTTGCTAGTGAGTTAAAACTTGTTGACTTCGTAGATGGAAAAAGTACGACAAAAACAATTCAAAAAATACAAGGACAGTAA